The nucleotide window CTTATGCCGTGCTGAGCCTGCCGCTCGACGTCTTCGACGAGGTCGTCCTCAAGCGCTACGGCATCTCGGTCCAGTCCTGGGGCTCATGGATGGGGGATTGGGCCAAGGTGGTCGCTCTCGTCACGCTTCTCGGCTCCCTGGTGGTCTGGATTCTCTATGCGCTCATTCGCGTCAGCCCGCGACGATGGTGGCTCGGGTTCTGGGCCATCACGGTCCCGCTCGCCGTCGTCCTGGTGTTCCTGCATCCGCTCATCATCGATCCTCTGTTCTTCCGCTTCGAGCCGCTGGCTTCCAAAGCGCCGCAGCTGGTGCCCGAGCTCCAGCGGGTGGCACGACGCGCCGGATGGGAGGTGCCGGCGAGCCGCATGTTCTGGATGGAGGCGAGCGTCAAGTCGGTCGTGCCGAACGCTTACGTCACCGGGGTGGGCAGCTCGAAGCGGATCGTGGTCTGGGACACAACTCTGGCCCAGGAGACGACCGACGGGATCGTCACGGTGTTCGGCCACGAGCTCGGCCACTACGTTCTCGGCCACGTGGCCCGAGCCCTGGTCTTTTTCTTCGCGGCCAGCCTCGCGGTGCTCTACGCGGTGCAGCGCGCCGCCGTAGGGTTGCTGGCGCGGCGCGGGGAGGCCTGGCGCCTGAGCGGTATCGGCGACTGGGCGTCGCTTCCGGCGCTGCTCCTGCTGGCGGGTGCGCTGGGGCTTCCGGTGGCGGTTCTCGGTAATGCCTTCTCCCGCTACCAGGAGAACCAAGCCGACATCTATTCTCTGGAAGTCACCCACGGGATCCTGGCCGATCCGGGCCAGGCCGCGGCCGCCTCGTTCCAGAAATTCGGAGAAAAGGTATTCGTGGATCCCGATCCGAACCCGCTTTATGTCCTGCTGTTCTACGACCATCCCACCGTTGCCGATCGAATTCGGCTGTTCGCGACCTACGACCCCTGGTCGAAGGGCAGGGAACCGCGCTTCGTTAAATAATCCGCGCCGGCAATCTCCGATCCATTCGCCGCGCCTCGCTGCTTCCGCTCCGCATCCATCACCTTTGGTCGCTGCCCGGGCAGGGGCACCCTTGCACCCGGCGGCTGGAAAGCTGCCGCGCGTGAAGGGCCGATATACCCGCGATCGAATCTGACAGGTCGTCGCCGGTACAGGGATTCCCCCCCTGCTATGGGGTTATTGCCCCGATGTCCTGAGGGGAAGGGTGTGGCTACCCTACCAAGGTCACCAACGAGGTCCCAAGGAGCGAGGAAGCAACGATGATGAGAAAGGATGCGATGCGCCGCCCAACCCTGGTGAGAACGTCATCCCCACTCGATGAGCACTCCGGCGCGCCCGGCAGGGTGTCGCAGTTTCCTCCCCCGGTCGGTGAGCCAAGACCCCGTGACGGTCTCCTGCATCGGATCTTCGAGGGGCAGGCGGATGCGCGGCCGCGCTCGATGGCGGTGCTGTGGGACGAGAGAGTGACGGCGTATTGCATTCTGGAGGCGCGCGCCAACCGGCTGG belongs to Candidatus Polarisedimenticolia bacterium and includes:
- a CDS encoding M48 family metallopeptidase, with amino-acid sequence MFRALGKTCLAMALFAALSPLARATMTDAAPPAPEPGGTAAVRAGAPERITEYRLPETLHREAHFLSRLRFASRLFGVGYSLFILWLILRTGWSARFRSFAESASRFRPLQALLLTGCLALTYAVLSLPLDVFDEVVLKRYGISVQSWGSWMGDWAKVVALVTLLGSLVVWILYALIRVSPRRWWLGFWAITVPLAVVLVFLHPLIIDPLFFRFEPLASKAPQLVPELQRVARRAGWEVPASRMFWMEASVKSVVPNAYVTGVGSSKRIVVWDTTLAQETTDGIVTVFGHELGHYVLGHVARALVFFFAASLAVLYAVQRAAVGLLARRGEAWRLSGIGDWASLPALLLLAGALGLPVAVLGNAFSRYQENQADIYSLEVTHGILADPGQAAAASFQKFGEKVFVDPDPNPLYVLLFYDHPTVADRIRLFATYDPWSKGREPRFVK